TTGATCTGAAGGATACAATCATGATCGGCCATTCGACGGGCGGCGGCGAAGTTGCCCGTTATATCGGACGGCATGGCACAAAACGTGTTGCCAAAGCAGTGCTTGTCGGGGCTATTCCACCGCTGATGCTGAAAACCGAAGCCAACCCCGAAGGCCTGCCCATCGACGTTTTCAATGGCATACGCGATGGCGTTCTCGCTGACAGATCACAGTTCTTCACAGACCTGTCGCTACCGTTCTACAGCTATAACCGTCCTGGTGCGAAAATTTCCGAAGGCGTCAGAGATTTCTTTTGGCTGCAAGGCATGATGGCTGGAATGCCCGCCTCCTACTTCTGCGTCAAAGCATTCTCCGAAACCGACCTCACCGAAGATCTGAAGAAGTTCGACATTCCGACCTTGTTCATCCATGGCGATGACGACCAGATCGTGCCAATTGACGATGCGGCGCGCAAGGCTGTCAAAATCGTGAAGAACGCTACCTTGAAGGTCTATCCCGGTGCGCCTCACGGTCTTGCAACGACGCACAAGGATCAACTCAACAAGGACCTTCTGGATTTCGCCAAGGCCTGATCTGGACTTTAATCAAATCAAAGCCCACGCTTTTCGATCATGGCATCGGGCGTGGGCATCTTGCCGCGAAACGCCTTGTAGAGATCTTCCGGATCGCGGCTTCCACCCGCTGAATAAATATACTGTCTCAGCTTCGCGGCGAGATCACTGTTGAACACATCGCCGGTCTCCTCGAAAGCCTTGAACGCATCCGCATCCAGCACCTCCGACCACATGTAGGAATAATAGCCGGCTGAATAACCGTCTCCGGAAAACACGTGGGTGAAGTGCGGGGTGCGATGGCGCATGATAATGGCGTCGGGCATCTCCAGTTGCCTCAATGTATCGGCCTCGAATTTGATCGGATCGACGGGCGGGGTACCGTCCGCATGAAACGCCATGTCAACCAGCGCAGACGAGGTGAATTCAACGGTGTTGAACCCCGCATTGAATGTATTGGCTGCGAGTACCTTGTCGAGCAAGGCTTTCGGCATCGCTTCGCCAGTACGGTAATGAATTGCATATTTCTCAAGAATGGCCGGCACGGTCAGCCAGTGCTCGTAGAGTTGAGATGGCAATTCGACAAAGTCACGCGATACGGATGTGCCGGAAACCGCTGGCCAGGTGACGTCCGACAAAAGTCCATGCAGCGCATGGCCAAACTCATGAAACAGCGTTTTCGCACCATCAAGCGATAGCAGAGCGGGCTCACCCTTGGGCGGTTTGGCGAAATTCATAACGTTGTAGATGATCGGATTGTGCTCGCCGTCGAGCTTGTGTTGCGATTGGAGCGCGCTCATCCATGCGCCAGAGCGCTTCGATTGGCGATTGAAATAATCGCCGAGGAAAAGACCACGTTCGCTGCCATCCGCATTGAAAACTTCCCAGATGCGGACATCCGGATGCCAGGTCGGAATGCCCTGTTTCTCCTCGAACGTAATTCCGAACAGACGTGTCGCGACGTCGAAGCAGGCTTCGATGACCTTCTCCAGTTGCAGGTATGGTTTCAGTTCGGCCTCGTCGAAAGCGAAACGCTCGTTGCGCAGTTTCTCGGCATAGTAGCGCCAGTCCCAAGGTTCGACTTTGTGATTGCGGCCTTCCCCGGTGATAAGACGCTGCAGATCGGTCTCTTCTTCGGCGGCGCGCGCCTTGGCTTTGTCCCAGACCGGTTCCAGCAAGTCCATAACCGCCTTGGGCGTCTTGGCCATCGTGTCATCGAGCTTGTAAGCCGCGAAGCTTTGATAGCCCAGCAGTTTGGCTTTCTCGGCGCGCAGCTTCACCATTTCGGCAACGATGGCCGTATTGTCTGTCGACCCGCCGTTTTCGCCTCGAGCGGCCCAGGCACGGAACGACTTTTCCCGCAAGGAGCGATTTTCGGAGAAGGACAGGAAGGGTTCGATGATGGAGCGGGATAAGGTGACTGCCCAAGCATCGGGTCGATCACGCTCTTCGGCGGCACCGCGCATTGCGTCACGCACAAAATCCGGTAGGCCGGCTAGTTCCGTCTCGTCCGTGATGAAAAGTGCCCAGTCAGCTTCGTCTTTTTGCACGTTCTGTCCGAATTGCGCGCCAAGGCTTGCGAGCCTTTCATTGATGTCGGCAAGCCGTGCCTTCCCCTGTTCGTCGAGCCGCGCGCCGCTGCGCACAAAACCTTTCCAGGTTTTTTCCAGCACACGATCCGTTTCGGGATCGAGGCCGAGCAGATCGCGCTGCTCGTAAAGCGAATCGATACGCGCGAAGAGAAGCGGATTCATCATGATCGAGGAAGAATGGCGTGACATTTTCGGTGCGATGACCCGCTCAAGCGCCTGTATTGTTTCATTGGTGTGGGCACCGGCCCGCAGCCAGAAGATTGCCGAGACACGATCCAGGTCCTTGCCAGAAAGTTGCAGTGCCTTCAGCGTGTTCTCAATCGTTGGGACGTCGTGCTGGTCAACCACGGCCTCGATATCGGCGAGGTCTGCCGCCAGGGCGGCATCAAAGGCAGCAGCGAAGTCATCATCGTTGAAAGCGGTGAAGTCGGGCAGCCCAAGAGGCCCGGTCCATTCTGTCAATGCTGCGTTGATGGACGGTTTTGTTGAAGACATGGGGGCGCTCCGTCAGGTGGGAAGAACAACAAGGTTCTAACATCTAAGACGGAGACGGTGCAGCCACAAGCCGCGTCGTCAAGAAAGTAGCAGCATCGCTGAAAACAAAAAGCGGGGCAGGGCCCCGCTTCGTTTCGTGTTCGGAAGTATCAGCTGTTGCGCTTGCGGGCGGCAAGCGTGCGCAGCCGCAACGCGTTAAGGCGGATAAATCCGGCGGCATCCTTTTGGTCATAAGCACCGCGGTCGTCCTCGAAAGTCACGAGAGCGTCTGAATAGAGCGACTTCTTTGATTTCCGGCCGGAAACCATGACGTTGCCCTTGTATAGCTTCAAACGAACGGTGCCTTCGACATCGTCCTGGCTTTTGTCGATCATGGCCTGCAGCATTTCACGCTCCGGCGAGAACCAGAAGCCGTTGTAGATAAGTTCGGCATAACGGGGCATGAATTCATCTTTGAGATGGGCCGCACCGCGATCGAGCGTAATCGATTCCATTGCACGATGTGCGGCGAGAAGTATGGTGCCGCCCGGTGTCTCGTAGACACCGCGCGATTTCATGCCGACGAAACGGTTTTCGACCAGATCAAGACGGCCGATACCATTGTCGCGGCCAAGGTCGTTGAGCGCTTTCAACAATGTTGCAGGGGAGAGCGGCTTGCCGTCAATGGCAACCGCATCGCCTTTTTCAAAGGCGATTTCGATTTCCGTTACTCTATCTGGCGCTTCCATCGGCGAGATCGTGCGCTGGTGCACGTATTCCGGAGCCTCCACCCACGGATCCTCAAGCACCTTGCCTTCCGACGAAGAGTGCAAAAGGTTTGCATCTACGGAGAACGGGGCTTCACCGAGCTTGTCCTTGGCGATCGGAATCTGATGTTCGCGCGCAAACTCCAGAAGATCCGTGCGCGATTTGAAGGTCCAGTCGCGCCAGGGTGCGATCACCTTGATATCCGGATTAAGCGCATAGGCGGAAAGCTCGAAGCGGACCTGATCGTTGCCCTTGCCGGTCGCGCCGTGGGCGATTGCGTCAGCGCCGGTGCGAGCTGCGATCTCGACGAGATGTTTTGAAATCAGCGGGCGGGCAATCGAAGTGCCGAGCAGATAGACGCCTTCATAGACGGCATTGGCGCGGAACATCGGAAAGACGAAATCGCGAACGAATTCCTCGCGC
This is a stretch of genomic DNA from Phyllobacterium zundukense. It encodes these proteins:
- a CDS encoding alpha/beta fold hydrolase; translated protein: MPTITTNDGTEIYYKDWGKGQPVVFSHGWPLSSDAWEDQMFFLASNGYRVIAHDRRGHGRSSQPWNGNDLDTYADDLAELFEKLDLKDTIMIGHSTGGGEVARYIGRHGTKRVAKAVLVGAIPPLMLKTEANPEGLPIDVFNGIRDGVLADRSQFFTDLSLPFYSYNRPGAKISEGVRDFFWLQGMMAGMPASYFCVKAFSETDLTEDLKKFDIPTLFIHGDDDQIVPIDDAARKAVKIVKNATLKVYPGAPHGLATTHKDQLNKDLLDFAKA
- a CDS encoding M3 family metallopeptidase, coding for MSSTKPSINAALTEWTGPLGLPDFTAFNDDDFAAAFDAALAADLADIEAVVDQHDVPTIENTLKALQLSGKDLDRVSAIFWLRAGAHTNETIQALERVIAPKMSRHSSSIMMNPLLFARIDSLYEQRDLLGLDPETDRVLEKTWKGFVRSGARLDEQGKARLADINERLASLGAQFGQNVQKDEADWALFITDETELAGLPDFVRDAMRGAAEERDRPDAWAVTLSRSIIEPFLSFSENRSLREKSFRAWAARGENGGSTDNTAIVAEMVKLRAEKAKLLGYQSFAAYKLDDTMAKTPKAVMDLLEPVWDKAKARAAEEETDLQRLITGEGRNHKVEPWDWRYYAEKLRNERFAFDEAELKPYLQLEKVIEACFDVATRLFGITFEEKQGIPTWHPDVRIWEVFNADGSERGLFLGDYFNRQSKRSGAWMSALQSQHKLDGEHNPIIYNVMNFAKPPKGEPALLSLDGAKTLFHEFGHALHGLLSDVTWPAVSGTSVSRDFVELPSQLYEHWLTVPAILEKYAIHYRTGEAMPKALLDKVLAANTFNAGFNTVEFTSSALVDMAFHADGTPPVDPIKFEADTLRQLEMPDAIIMRHRTPHFTHVFSGDGYSAGYYSYMWSEVLDADAFKAFEETGDVFNSDLAAKLRQYIYSAGGSRDPEDLYKAFRGKMPTPDAMIEKRGL
- a CDS encoding argininosuccinate synthase, with protein sequence MNKWKDVKKVVLAYSGGLDTSIILKWLQTELGAEVVTFTADLGQGEELEPARKKAEMMGIKEIYIEDVREEFVRDFVFPMFRANAVYEGVYLLGTSIARPLISKHLVEIAARTGADAIAHGATGKGNDQVRFELSAYALNPDIKVIAPWRDWTFKSRTDLLEFAREHQIPIAKDKLGEAPFSVDANLLHSSSEGKVLEDPWVEAPEYVHQRTISPMEAPDRVTEIEIAFEKGDAVAIDGKPLSPATLLKALNDLGRDNGIGRLDLVENRFVGMKSRGVYETPGGTILLAAHRAMESITLDRGAAHLKDEFMPRYAELIYNGFWFSPEREMLQAMIDKSQDDVEGTVRLKLYKGNVMVSGRKSKKSLYSDALVTFEDDRGAYDQKDAAGFIRLNALRLRTLAARKRNS